CCGCCCAGCGACGGCCGGTGGCCGTCGCGCTGCTCGATGCCGGCCTCGTCCGCCAAAGCTCTCGTCTGCCTGATCGATGCCCGGTCCGCCCGGTTCGAGCTGTTCCCCTCCTGTGACGGTCGGGGCGTTGTGGTGTGTGTCGAGATGACCGCGAGGTCATGGGCGAATCCACCGGTGGCGCGGGCGTGGAGCCGGTCGGAGGTCAGGACAGGGCATTCGTCCGTTCGCAGGATGCGGTGGCCCCGTCGGAGGAGTGCGCGGACCAGGGCACGGTCCTCGCCCACCGCGAGCGGCTGGAACCCTTCGACGTCACGGTAGGCGTTGGCGCTGACGCCGAGATTCGCGCCGTGGACATGAGGGTGATCCCAGGGCGCCGGCGGGGCCGGGCGGTCGGCGTGGTAGCGGAGGGAGTGCCTGAAGGCGACGACGGAGGGCGGCAGGCGTACGGTTCCGACGACCGCGGCCCATCCCTCGTGTGCCTTTGTGTGCTGGAAGCTGAGCCAGTGCGGCGGGACAGCGCTGTCGGCGTCCGTGGACGCGATCCACGTACCGTCGGCGCCCAGGAGGTCCAGGGCGTGCGCGACACCGACGGCCCGGGCCGTGCCCGGGTTCTGACAGTCGGTGGAGACGACGACGGCTTGGGCACGCGCGGCGATCTCGGCGGTGCGGTCGACGCACGAATCGGTGACGACCACCGTCGCGATACGCACTCCGGCGAGACCGGGATGGGCCGCGGCACGCCGCACGGCGTCCAGCGCCCTCGGCAGCAGCCTCTCCTCGTTGTGCGCGGGAATGACGACGGCGACGGCCTTGACGGTCATACGAGTCCTTCGCGCCGCGCGGGACTCGCGGCGGTACGGCCGTCCGTACCGGCACGTGTGTGGATCTGGAGGACGAAGTCGTCCTCGCGGTGGTCGGCGAGCAGGGAAAGACCGGAGACCTGGGACAGGCGCGTGGCGATGGCCTCACCGGTGCTCAGGTGCTCCCGTACGGGATGGTTCCAGTGCGCCGTGGCCAGCGTGCCGCCGGGTTCGAGCGTGGCCGCCACGTGATGCAGGACTCGGTCGAAGCCCGGCTCGTCCAGGTAGTAGAGGACCTCGGAGAGCACGATCAGGTCGAAGGTGCCGGCCGGCCACTGTTCGGGGATCGTCATGTGCCGGACCGTCACCCGTGGCAGCCCGGCGAAACGTCCTGCGGTGCCCGCCACGACGGAGGCCACGCGGTCGCATGCCAGCAGTGAGTCGCACCGCGGCGCCAGGCGCAGGGTGAGTTCGCCGACCGAGCAGGCCGGTTCGAACGCCCGCCGGTAGCGGGGGAGCGGCAGCGCGGCGACGGTCAGGTCGTATTTCCGCTGCTCGTACCACCGTTCCGAAAGGTGCCACGGGTCGTCCGCCCGCCGGTACATGTCCTCGAAGTAGGAGCCGGGAGTCCCGGGCCGTTGCTCCGTCACGTGAGGACCACCTCGAAGGGCCTCAGATGGTGGGCGAGTTCGTCCGGGGGCAGGATGGCCGCGTCCTCGGGGAGCGGGCCCAACGGTTCGGTCTGACTCACGAAGCAGCCGACGGCCAGGCGCTTGCGGCGCAGCACATCGGGGGACAGCCGGACGCGCGCGGCGGCCCCCCACGGCACGCGCGGGTCACCCGGTCGCGCCCAGTGCCACATCCACACCGGATACATCGCACACGACACCCCAAGGTCCCGCGACGCGGCCAGCGCGGCCCGTCCGGCTGCCTCGTGGTCGCCGTGCACATCTCCCGTCCACGGCGCGAGGCACAGCCGGGCCCCTGCCAGTACGCGCCCAAGGGCGCTCCTCACCCGGTCCTCGTGCCGAGCCACTTCCGTGTCGGGCACCTTCAGGGCGACGACATCGGCCCCACCCAGATGGGAGAGCGCGTCCCTCAGCTCCCCGCTCCGGATGCCCGCCAGGCCCGCCGGGGTCACCCTGCCGGACGCGGCGTGGGAACGTTCGCCGTCGGTCACGGACACCACGGTCACCTCCGCGCCCGCGCCGCGCAGCAGGGCGATGGTGCCGCCCGCGCCGAGCACTTCGTCGTCCGGATGGGCCGCGACGACCACCACCCGGCCGGAGGTGGGAAGCCGGAAGTCGGGGAGCCCCTCCCAGCCCGGCCACGACCGCCAGAGCTCCTCGTCGGTGCCCGGCGCCTGGATGGGGTCCGCGTACACCGGCCGGCCTTCGGCGTGCGGCGTCACAGTGACCCCTGACGGGCGACGAGCGTGCCGAGTTCGGCGAGGTCGCGCTCGGCGTGGTGCTGCCGGATGTAGACGGTGAGGTCGGCCGCCGCACGAGCGTGGCGTTCGTCGTGGCACAGCGGGCCCGCACCGGTGGCCCGCCCGACGTGGGTGAGGACATCGGCGCAGACGGACTCGACGAAGGAGCGCACGCGCAGGCTCCGCAGCCGGGCGGCGCCCGCCGTGTCGAGAGGATCACGGTCGATTTCGCGGGCGGCCTGTTCGAGCACCGCACCGGCGGCGTGCAGGCGCATGTCGACGGCGCCGAGGTGAGCATCGGTGAAGGGCTCCGAGCGCCGGGCCGCAGCCTCCGCCAGGGTACGGGCGACCGCACGCGCCCCTCCGTACCAGCAGGCGGCCACGCCGACGCCGCCGTGCTGGAAACCCGGCCGCTGAACGTACGACCCGACACCCCCGAGAGATTCGGCGGACACGGCGTCGAAACGGACATCGGGCGTGTCACTGCCGGCCATGCCCAGCGCCTGCCACGTCTCGGGCACCGGGCAGGTGCCCTCGCCGAGCCGGACGCGGAAGAGACGGCCCCCGTCGGGCGCCTCCGCCGTCACCAACGCATGAGTGCAGGAGTGGGCGCCGGAGCAGTACCGCTTCAGTCCACGCAGCACCCATCCGGCGCCGGACCGCTCGGCGGTCAGCCCCTCACCGGGCGGCTGCGCCGCCCAGACCCCCCATCGTTCGCCGGGCCCCGGCGGAGGCGCCCCCAGTTCCGCCAGGATCGCCGCGGCGTCCACATGCCCCTCCAGCAGACGCGCCACGCACACGTCCCGCTCGCCCGCCGCCGCCAGCGCCTCGAACCGCTCCTGTGTCCGGCCGCCTCCCGGCAGCGGGAAAACGCCGTCCAGTGCCGACACCTGCGCGGTGAACGTCTCTGCCGTCAGACGGCGCGACTCCTCCGCAGAGAAGCCGCGACGCTGGCGCGCCCCTGCGGACTCGGCCCGGTCGGGGGAGAAAACGTGAGACATCCGGGGCTCCTTGGCGTAGGCACATCGACCGGGTGGTTACTTCAAGCAACCGTGCGAGTGCGTTGTGTTCTCATTCTGTGGCGGGGCAGCCGCAGGGCGCGCCCCGGCGGCACCCGTGGAGGGGACCGTGGCCGGGACGGCTCGCGCACCGGCGGGGCTGATGTGCCGGACCACCTGGTCTCCCCGCTCGGCGCAGTCATGCCTCTTTCGGACGTGAGCTCCGAGACGCCGGCGCGGTCAGGGGCGGTCCCCGCCGTCGGCCTCGGCGCACCCCGCCCCGCCTCGGGCCCCCGGTAGTCGATGGGAAGAGGCATGTGGCCGGGCGTGCCGGGTACCTGGTGCCCGGCCCACTCGGGGCTCGGGCACCAACGCTGGAGGGCCAATGGCCGTACGACACCGATTGATCGAACGGTCCGCGGGGGACGTTCGGGCGGTGCTCGCTGACGGTTCGCGGTACGGCGACCGGGTGGTCGGCACGTCCGAGACGCAACCCCGGGAGGGGGCCTGGCCGGAGGTCGGTTCGAGCATCACGTACACGGTTCGGCTGGGACGGTGGTCGGCCTCGGGCAGCACGATCGTCCGGCGGTGCGAGGAGCCCGGGGTGCTGGAGCTGGAGGCGGACAGCGGATGGCTCGGCACCGCGCGGATCGCCGTCGAGATCCGTCCCTGGGGCGAGAACGCCCTGGTCGTCGTCGACGAGCATCCGCTGCGTGGACCGGGCGGGCTGCTCAACAACACGGCTGTGGACGCCCTGATCCAGCTTCGACACCGCTCCATGCTCGCCCGGCTGGCGGACGTGGTGGAGAGCCTTCCCGGGCGCGAGCGAGCGGGTATCTGAACCGGTGGATGCGGACCCGTGCGGTCTCATCCCGGCGCGGCCGGTGCTCTCGCGGACTGGACTGGATTCGGTGATTCCGGTGCACACCAGTACCGAGGACGCCCTCGCTGTCGCGTGGAGCGGGCGTGACAGGGGGGCCGATGCCCATGCGGAGACCAGCGTTCGGGAGAGGGGGGTGGGATGACCAACACACCGGAGCAGCCAGCCGTACTAGAGGGACCCGGGCCCGGGGTGGCGTCTGCCGAGGAGGCAGATCTGCGTGCGCTGTTCGGCGAGTCGACCACGCTGTTCGCCTCGTTGGCCGGCCCCGCCCACCTGCTGGAGACCGCGAACCCGGCGTTCTTCACCGCCGTCGGGCGTACCTCGACACGTACTGGGCTGCCGGTCGGGCAGCTGATACCCGAGCTCGCCGAGCAGGGTTTCACCGCGCTCCTGGACCGGGTTTACCGTACCGGCCGGCCCTGCACCGGACGCGACGCACGGATTCTGCTGGGCGAGAGCGCGCAGCTGCGCGAGGCGTTCTTCGACTTCACCTACGAGCCTCGCCGTGACGTGGGCGGCAACGTCATGGGGGTGCGGATGATCGGGGTGGAGACCACCCAGGTCAAGCACGCCCAGCGGCTGACCGCCGAGCACCGTGCCCTGCTGGAGCAGATCGCCCGCCAGGCGCCCCTGGGAGAAGTTCTGGAGGGTATGGCGAAGGCCATCGAGGACCTGTCGCCCGGAGTCCTGGTCTCGGTTCTCCTCGCCGACGACGACGGCCTCCACCTTCGCCACGGGACCGCCCCGGGTCTGCCTGATTTCTACAACCAGGCCATCGACGGCATCGCCACCGGTGACGGCGTCGGCTCCTGCGGCACCGCCGCGTACCGCCGGCAGCGGGTCGTCGTCTCCGACATTGCCACCGACCCGTACTGGGATGACTTCCGCGACCTAGCTGAGCGCGCCGGCCTCGCCGCCTGCTGGTCCACTCCCATCCTGGG
Above is a window of Streptomyces sp. NBC_01498 DNA encoding:
- a CDS encoding glycosyltransferase, which produces MTVKAVAVVIPAHNEERLLPRALDAVRRAAAHPGLAGVRIATVVVTDSCVDRTAEIAARAQAVVVSTDCQNPGTARAVGVAHALDLLGADGTWIASTDADSAVPPHWLSFQHTKAHEGWAAVVGTVRLPPSVVAFRHSLRYHADRPAPPAPWDHPHVHGANLGVSANAYRDVEGFQPLAVGEDRALVRALLRRGHRILRTDECPVLTSDRLHARATGGFAHDLAVISTHTTTPRPSQEGNSSNRADRASIRQTRALADEAGIEQRDGHRPSLGGEPSVQQP
- a CDS encoding class I SAM-dependent methyltransferase, translated to MYRRADDPWHLSERWYEQRKYDLTVAALPLPRYRRAFEPACSVGELTLRLAPRCDSLLACDRVASVVAGTAGRFAGLPRVTVRHMTIPEQWPAGTFDLIVLSEVLYYLDEPGFDRVLHHVAATLEPGGTLATAHWNHPVREHLSTGEAIATRLSQVSGLSLLADHREDDFVLQIHTRAGTDGRTAASPARREGLV
- a CDS encoding PIG-L deacetylase family protein, producing MTPHAEGRPVYADPIQAPGTDEELWRSWPGWEGLPDFRLPTSGRVVVVAAHPDDEVLGAGGTIALLRGAGAEVTVVSVTDGERSHAASGRVTPAGLAGIRSGELRDALSHLGGADVVALKVPDTEVARHEDRVRSALGRVLAGARLCLAPWTGDVHGDHEAAGRAALAASRDLGVSCAMYPVWMWHWARPGDPRVPWGAAARVRLSPDVLRRKRLAVGCFVSQTEPLGPLPEDAAILPPDELAHHLRPFEVVLT
- a CDS encoding acyl-CoA dehydrogenase, with product MSHVFSPDRAESAGARQRRGFSAEESRRLTAETFTAQVSALDGVFPLPGGGRTQERFEALAAAGERDVCVARLLEGHVDAAAILAELGAPPPGPGERWGVWAAQPPGEGLTAERSGAGWVLRGLKRYCSGAHSCTHALVTAEAPDGGRLFRVRLGEGTCPVPETWQALGMAGSDTPDVRFDAVSAESLGGVGSYVQRPGFQHGGVGVAACWYGGARAVARTLAEAAARRSEPFTDAHLGAVDMRLHAAGAVLEQAAREIDRDPLDTAGAARLRSLRVRSFVESVCADVLTHVGRATGAGPLCHDERHARAAADLTVYIRQHHAERDLAELGTLVARQGSL
- a CDS encoding SRPBCC family protein, with product MAVRHRLIERSAGDVRAVLADGSRYGDRVVGTSETQPREGAWPEVGSSITYTVRLGRWSASGSTIVRRCEEPGVLELEADSGWLGTARIAVEIRPWGENALVVVDEHPLRGPGGLLNNTAVDALIQLRHRSMLARLADVVESLPGRERAGI